gcgttcaaaaatacccgtgtaggtgcggacggagcgtaaaagagttggttttttattttcttactacctgtaatttattgcagattatttgtatttgcttaattgtttaataaatgtttgaggtgtgaaataaaccgcaatggagcaaaatatgggtgtgtgtggttgaaggatgtgtttgtgcgtgtgcgtgcgcgcgtgcacgcgcgggggtcgggggcgcgaacatttttcttgttaaacaaggggggcccagcaaaaaaagtttgggaaccactggctTATAGCTCACGCTAGCTAACCAGCGAGCAGTTAAAAagacagctgaagctgcacaaaacacccacaaacttATCTCACTACAACGTAGCACCGAAAATATGACTCGCAGCTCGAGCTcgacacagctgctgtaacataaGACTGACATCCAGCTAACCACAGCTAAAAAGATATTTAGAGAAAACTTACCGTTTCATCAGGTTACGAGCTGATTTGTTTCACGTTGAAAAGTTGGTTTGTTTTGGCTCTCACTGAAGACACCGACACTGCAGACACAGCTGttcttttgtgctgcttttaagCGAAACATTCTTTGTATGTGAGGCCAAAGGTGTTCATCCTCTTCAGCTCTAGCGTAGACTCTGCCATCATATTTCTTCTTTCCGTGTGTCGCTACTTTGAAACGCTTGGGCCGCTCCGCCCGCTACGGTTAaactggtcatgtgactgtATGGCCACGTCTCATTGGTAAAAAAGTTACCGGAAACTCCACTGACGGCATGTTATctaatgtgttaaactaattttttttttaaagtaacgagtcgaattttgcaaatgtagcgGAGTACCGTTTCTTCTTCATaaatgtactcaagtaaaagtaaaaagtatcgtGCAAAAAAGGTACTTAAAAAGtaaatttttttcaaaaacttactcaagtaaatgtaacGGAGTAAATGTAGCTCGTTACTACCCACCTCTGCTTGTACTTGAGTACATTTGTGAAGAAGAAACGGTACTTTTATTCCGCTACATTTGACAATATTTGACTCgttactttctttttaaataattaatttcacACATTAGATAATGTTACTAATAATAGATCATGCCGCCAGTGGAGTTTCCTGCAACTCTTTCCCCAGCAGATGTAGCCAGGCGGTCACATGACCAGTTATGAACTGTGGCGGGCAGAGCGGCTCAAGCCTTTCAAACTAGCGGACACACGGAAAGAAGAGACAGGAAAACATGGCAGAGGCAACTGTTTCTGTTAGAATTGAAGAGGATGAACACCCTTTGGCCTCATCTACAAAGCATGTTTCGCGTAAAAGCAGTACGAAAGAACAGCTTTATAACACGTGTGAGCCAAAATATaattgtagtaaagctgttactgtttaaaccAGACCTAcccaaagtgtgtgtgtgtgtgtggggggggagcacaagtgccaaggtaggtctcctcAGCACAATTAGTTTTCCCTTCGTCAGAGCAGCGCTCGGCTgttcaaatcacagacaaacagtatcccacattcttgatttttagttcacaaactactcctgacattttggagatgttagctctttatacagtaaagttacagcgggatacaaataatatcaggctgatcctgccacgatttgttccccctgttcaaatcacggacaaacagtctcccacagctgtttatgtttttgaacccatttttcacagagaggcattttttgaaaaatgtattgatagcaatgttgaatatgattaccagtgttgggtaagttactttaaattagtaacttagttacattactagttacttctctaaaaaagtaactcagttacttcaagttactcgttactttcaaagtaactagttactagggaaagtaactttggttttactcagaattctcttgttaatgtgttgcttccgtaactggatacccagccagattgccagtcttctagcttgcttacttgccacaagtgcactgtgccacctaccaatagaaaggaaaaaataatgtgcacatttccacgagagaaatcccacgcctggaccgtcgttgaccgccgccatgattctagcctgctttttacatccaacacaaaaactgcagtcgtggtgcttttgattgtactcagaacttggaaattctgccttctgaataggaagatgtgggtaacaccagactgcagatgagctgcatacagagctggactgggacaaaaaaatcgtcccgggcattttgacaagagaccggcccaccattataggaaaaatcataaagcctttgaatgaaaacaaacactgttgtgacagtgatgtacactgttctgatggtatatacgtatcaatctatcaattgtttgttgtaagactcagataattatttttttaaaagcgagacattttaaatgagaataagaaagaaaagtatttccttgtccccccctttccctgttaatgccctacctggccccctggcaaaactttgctagacccgcccctgcacagttaccagctgtcagctacatagaataaggatgctggtgttatttgtctctcagaaacagttcataacttcccttccaCTCATTCATGTTACCTAAAAGGTagacctgtttctccatcacctgttcagctctgatgattcagtaaggacatctcctggtttcatctgcatgtttccctctcaccagataaccaaaccgatatcatgaccagcagctttacagctgtggctccagcaaacatcaactgatactagaaattaatattaaataaattctaacaacagctgatcaagcttaaacgtgctgctgttgtttaacgcgacctccgctggtttcctctttctggcgcaaagtgggcgataaataaacaagagagaaaagccaatcagctgatcattgatcagtttcgtgattgaagtagaaacaggagaggagagaatgagagaagaagaggcagctgtgcagcttcagctttgtgtctttttcattgtagctgaagtccgggacaaactgtgttccttttcacctcagtacgaaacgcgtaatattttctctgaataccagacgattctgttttttacgggatggttggcaactctaataattaactgtatgaacaaaataaagttcaacatcagtaacatagcacccactcagctgtatagaaactccgtcatgctagctagctcgcagtacgaaaatgtcagcataccgaaaataaactccacctaaacttggtttatatctgactgataggctgcaggtcataacttcttacctgaagttcagttcacctgacactcggaccggcggccgcttcgggtctctcctcttgcctcccttttccttcatccacctgctggcttccaccacttgctaatgttattgaatctgtggaagctccgcgatatccaccacacgaagtaacgagtaacgagcctatctaaatcccagtaacgagtaacgcgttcctggttttggtataataactagttaccgtgctcgttaccataataataacgtagttactgtaacgcgttacttaataacgcgttagtcccaacactggttattacacaggaaaaaaacaactacactaaaataatcacaccatgacgcctctgcctttgtaaatgcagggacagtaactgcgtgtaaaacctgcagacagTCAGactgtctctatctgccattctgcaattcatctcatgtaaacaataacgtggcgcacagcgtggcgtgaaaagaggcacatacctttgacgttgcgtgacgaactctgtattcctcgtccacacgtaaatgcaaaaaatgacttttaaaaaatctcagtttttggTGATTTGAAACGCTggttacgtgtggacgaaacagctgcgttttcacaaatacccgtgtaggtgtggacgcagcgtaaaagagttagtagtttattttcttactacctgcAGATTAcctgtatttgcttaattgtttactaaatgtttgaggtgtgaaataaaccacaATGGAGCAAaacatgggtgtgtgtggttggaggatgtgtttgtgcgcacGAGGGGGGCGGGCaaatttttcttgtaaaacaaaggagacccagcaaaaaaagtttgggaaccacttaTTTAAACGATGTTagcacagaaatattagcttctgtcatgactgatgaagttactagttaataaagtttccagtaaagtgattaatcgcagccacagattgaCTGTAAATATCTCGATTTTCTTTAGTGCATCTGTAATGaatatgtgcaagtttcagtgcttcgtttaaactgtatgatacttatactgacccagggtcagtgtaaatacaatcctagctgtgtgaacaaagcctggctcctttaatcctgcatgacaaacctcaggatgcaggttattatGACTCTTTCCTGttggcacacctgtcacacctgagagtcagctagaaacttacagtgacgtggacatcatgcaaagactgccagactctgtaatactgtaataGGCTAGCTTGCCTCTCTGTGGTGAATACACAGTAAAGAACACAGTGTTGGACTGGTGCACAGCGACTGAGGTGTTCATCGTCAGAGTTGGGTTACATCAAGCGTTCCAGAGATTTAAGTTGATGCTGAAGGATGTTACACACTGTGTTATTTTACTAATCAGAACTTGCCATGTAGCCTATATACACACCAAATGTGTTACATTTTTGCAAAAAGTCCTCAGAAACTGcacagtgaagaaaaaaagtgaCGTTGGCATGGAGAACATTATAGTTTGATGCAGGAGTAGAAGCTGTATCTCGCATTCATACATATGAAACGATGTCAGTGAGACAGTTTGAACTCTTGTTAGCAGCTGGGAGCAGATCTGAGGAAGCAGAGGAACCAGAGCAGCATCTGACTGTGTGTCTGAATAGGGAAGGTAAAATCAGGAAAGACATAAAATCTCTGCAAAATCAAACATGCGGATCATAAACATACTGAATCAGTCAGGGCCCAGGTTTATGATGATGGCCTCTGGTGCTGTTGACCAACAGGGTGTTAATggaagagaagaggaaaagcAGTTCAGAGGCAGCAAGACAGAAGGAAGGACAGGACTGTGGAGGTGAGAGTAGAGACTTTAAACACAAGGACTAAGGCTGGTAAAGGGAGTGCACTCACTGCAAAGTTAGAAAGACACGACTGAGACGGTGTGGACATGTGCACGGGAGGGACAGTGGATacactggacaaaggatgttggaGATTGATCTTACAGGCAGGCAGAAAAGAGAGACCACAGGGAAAACTACCCATGCCATTAATCTGGCCTCATGATTCTGAACTTGAGCTGCATTAAATTCTCCTCTCATTTAGTCCCATTCATTTCATTGGTGtgtaaaatcctgtatttccaTCCTAAAGTTTAGTCCTTTGTTTGGTTCAGAAGTATCGTTTTCCTCTCAGGTCTAAAGTTGAACCATCTGAACTTCTGAATTCAGTCCCAGAGTTTGTTCTTTTTCAATCAAGAAAGAAAGTGTGTGAAGGTAGAGCCAAGGGTTAAACGGTCGAAGAGATAAAGAAGGTAGAGAGGAGTGATGGGACGTTAAAAGCCAGGCTTTCACACGACTGAGCTTCCTTTCAGTCTCTTGAAAGGAGAAGAAATTCCCAGGCCTCATGTCACCAAGTGCTCACTCAGGGCGAGAGCTCCATTCACTCctatcagcagagagagagagagagagaggaggcaaCACTGCTGTAAACTGATTTCAGTATCTCAATAAAAGCCTGCTCTCTGCTTTCAGGAAGGAAATAAAACAGGAGTTCTATAATAAAACAGTGAGTCATGTAACCTGACActcacacactgcacacagcaagaaagaaaataatctgTAAAACACATCCGTTAAATACAGGTGATCTActtctttactgttttcatgGCAAGttcgttttttctttttccttttttattcccACTGAAGCTTCTGCTGTGAATTTATCATAAACAACAGAAGTAATGAAGGTTCACAGACTCAGTAAAACATCATGCCAGTGTTACAGGATAAAACATCCACAGCAGCGTGatttttaattcattaaaaataaaacctaaCGGTATGTCAGCTTTTATCTTTGCTTGACAGTGTGTTAAACAAACCTGATAACATGAACTCCCAGAAAACCTAAAGTGACCCAAACACATGGTTATTACAGGAAACGCTGCAGTCTTTCCTCGCTGTGTTACTGTTTCACAGAATATCATCATCAAGATGTGGTGACAGCCAAActgtccagcaggtgtcactgTGGAGACGGTTTCAGGTCGTTTCGAAGCCTCGGTACACTTCTACCAGCACTACTCCACAGCTCTCGCGCTCTGTCTGCAGGGAAACAACACCAGGGCTGCTGCACAGAGGAGATGACAAATGAGTAATCCCTGAGGCAACAACAGGAAAGAGACTCACAGAACAGGTTCACTAGCATGGTTAGAGGAGGAGGGTGAAGGTCCTGGATCCTGGACCCAGCAGGCCTgagtaaagaaacaaacacaaaaacactacaTATTCATACTGAGAGAGAAATGGCAGTGACACAGCAGGCCTGGAGGACCATGACACACACGTACAGGCGAAGGATTGTCTGCTGTTTCTTTGTATGTCACCTTGCAGGGAGGAAGAATACCTCACCTTTGCCCTAGAGGTCTTTGCTTTTGTGAGGACCTAAAGAGAACTGCCTATTGTGAACTGGTGGGAGGTTACACAAAGAAAGGGGTTCAGGTCCACTGTTTTCAGCAGTGAGGTAGCCTCACTCTGACAGCTGATCAAGACCTTTCCCGATTCTcttctgtgattggctgagcttCAGGCCTTCCCTCAGTGCATGTTTCAGTGTCAGGACTGAAGGtggagctttgtgtgtgtcagggTGAGGCCGCAGCAGCCGCCTCCAACCGGAGCGCTCGGGCGTGAAACTAGGAGGAAACTGAacgtcctcctctttcctcagaAGTGATCCGTGCACGTCTGGAGTTGTTTCCACTGATCTGGTTTAACAAAGTGTGAAGCTGAACTCTGAgctgtgacagtgtgagcagtgtgaGAGTGTCAGTAGATGATCAGCAGAGGAAAGTGAGAGCTGCTGTGAGCTGATGTCCTGAAGGGCTTTTAAAGAGTCTCTGAGTTTGACAGGAACATGaagatgtttgtggtgtttgtgatcCTCCTGCACGGTAAGTAcaccttcctctctctgctctcatcatcatctctctctctttaatgtgttgaagtgcagcaggaggagatttccatcaaacactggattctgattcagatcaaactaacaatccaaagcagcaactttcaaatcactggattcttcttggtggctttcagatgagctcatgttacaatcagctgctgtgtgtgtgtttgcttcctGTGTTTGTTGTACTGTCCTATGAATAAATCAGATTCCTGGAAACGTGCAAACTGttagtttgttttgcttaaGTTTGTATTTGTACTACAActgctgtgtgttgttgtgtagcTCTGTGCCTCCCATCGTCTATGGACATTTAAATTCTCATCAGTGgatcaggaagtccagtaaactgtgattattattttttttttttacaatagtTTGAATACAGTTACAGTATCAggtgtttattttgtgtagGTTTGTACTTGTACTGCAATGCTACAACAGTGTATTTCAAGCATTTCTAAAACAACTTAACGTGTTCATCACTTTAGCATTTCCAGCTGTTTAATCTTAGATCTGTAGTTTATAATAATATCTCTTAGTTTGATGTTAAATGAGTCTTAGAGTACTGCACAGATGTGTGATGAGGTCACACTTTAGGAGTTTATTCTGTAATTTCTTTGACCACCAGCGTCTCTGATTGAATCTGTTTTTTCATGGAGAGACTAACTGTAAAAGTTGTCTCTTTCATGCCTGCAGATAAATGTCAGTACGGTGCTAAACTGAAGGCAAGCAGTTaatctgtgtttctgtttgtgtgttcatcacagtttcccagcatgccctgGCTCTGGTGGTGGAGGTGAATGAGGGGGAAGACTAtgtcctgctgccctgtcaGTACTCCGGTATCATACCTGAGACAAATCCCACTGTGACATGGACTCGCAATGATCTTGATCTGAAATCTGTTCACCTacgaggagaaggaggagatgaTCTTACAGGACAAAACCAGCGTTACAGCAGACGCACAACAATGAGGTCTGACGCTCTGGACACTGGAgacttcagcctcactctgagaaAACCAACAAAGACTGACAGCAGCAACTACAGCTGCTCCATCAGTGATGGAGGAGAGGAACGGAGAGTCATAGACATCCAGCTGAAGGTCAAAGGTTAGCAGAAAAACTGCAACAAATGTTGTTATTACTGGTCATAAGTCAGTTCTGTAGACAAATGTCAGAGGTTAACTGAAGAAAGATATTTCCTAAATTATTATGTATGACAGCGGCAACTACACCTGCACCCTCAGTTATAGAAGCCATGGAGTAGAACGCAGACTGACAGACATAGAgctggaggtcaaaggtcagcaactAACCCTGATTGATTCGTTTAAAAAAATTGCCTACTTACATAAACATTCCAGTTATTGTTCTGCACTGTAACTCTGGGCCCACTGAGGCCcaataaaaatgcagtaaaGGTTTTACCGatgttctgggaatccatcctacctgacaaaccatcctacccgTTGTTTCTACATATGCGCACAACACGAAATTAAAGGGCGAACCGTCCTACCTTTATGAATGTGACCTATAAACATACTTCAACAGATAAAATTCAGTGGCAAATCATCCTACCTTTGTTAATAAGAGCGAGAAACGTACTTTAACGGGTAAAATGAAGTGCCAAACCGTCCTGGCTTTA
The Oreochromis niloticus isolate F11D_XX unplaced genomic scaffold, O_niloticus_UMD_NMBU tig00000235_pilon, whole genome shotgun sequence genome window above contains:
- the LOC109195433 gene encoding uncharacterized protein LOC109195433 encodes the protein MKMFVVFVILLHVSQHALALVVEVNEGEDYVLLPCQYSGIIPETNPTVTWTRNDLDLKSVHLRGEGGDDLTGQNQRYSRRTTMRSDALDTGDFSLTLRKPTKTDSSNYSCSISDGGEERRVIDIQLKVKDQQVTVKVVEGSQSAILPCKTTADLSQDATVEWTRSDVDFMLVHVYSKTRNTIREQDGFYRVRTMMNEDPLRTGDLKRSWAKVLVALLVLLVLVVVSGGLLYHFRHFFMSEP